The genomic region GGCGGGGCAGGGCGCGGGTCCGCTTTATGGACCGAAGAGGCGTGTGTCGGGGGATGCTGCTGAGAATCGTTGTGGTCCGATTCGGTGTGCTGAGACACGAAAAAACTCCTGGGTTTGGTCGGGCATGGTCCGGCCCCATTGCGACTCCAGAGTACCGCGTAATTCCGCGCGTTTCCGGTCGGCCGCCCTCAGCGGAAAGTTTAGGGACCCCGTAACCGGCGGGCTCCGGCGGGGCCGCCCGCTCATAGTTTCCGGAAGCGATTGCCAGCCCTTGACCGGCCGCGCACACGGTGCTCGAATGAAACCCAGGGCAGGCTCTCCGGGGCCCTTGCCGCCACCGAAGTCACACGGAGGTTGCCATGGACAACATCGGCTCTAGCCCAATCCAGCCGGCCCGGGATTCCCTCGAATCCGATCCCGCCTACGACTACGCCGAGGACGCACCCGTGAGTGCTGGCGCGGAGACTGAGGAGGAAGAGCTCCTCGAAGAGGCCGACCGACTGGTTCCCCTGGACGCGGAGGACTTTCTGGGCGATGAGAAACCGGTAGTGCCGCTGGAAGGCGAGGAATTCCTGGAACCCGAGGAAAATGAGTGATTCCCCCGCCCGCTTCTGAGTGCATTAACTTCTGAGTGCATTAACTTCTGCGTGCATTAACGTCTGAATGCATTAACGTCTGAATGCATTATCCTCTGAGCGGATTAAAGCCCGACGGCGGCGCCCCCGGAAAGGGGAGCGCCGCCGTCGGGCTCTAATCTGGTTAGCTCTTAACCTGGTCGCTCGCGATCAGGACTTTAGTGGGTCAGGACAGGAGCCTGTTCCTCCTCGGCTGCGCCGCCGGCGACCCGCCGGTGCCAGTTCTGCATGACTGCAGGATCCGTCGGCTTGGTCAGCAGCGACACCGCGATGTAGACGACCGCCGAGGCCACGAGGCCGTAGTAGATCGGCTCGTTGGCGTAGATGCCGTCGAGCGGAACCTCGGCATTGATTTCCAGGATGATCATGGTCCCGAGCGTGATGACCGAGCCGACTGCCATGGACGCCGCGGCGGCAACGCCGGTGCCGCGCTTCCACACCAGGCCGCCGAGAATGGCCACGAGCAGGCCGCCCACAAGGATGTCGTAGGCAATGGTCAGGGCGGCGACGACGTCCTTGGTGATGATGGCGATCACGATCGCCACGACGCCGAGGCCCAGGACCCACATGCGGTTGGCCTTGACGTCGTGCTCCGGGTTGTCGGTGTCGTCGGTGTTGACGGTCTTACCGAACCAGCCGGCGACGAACGGCAGCACGTCGGCGCGGGCCACGGTGGCGGCCGCGATCAAGGCGCCGGAGGCGGTGGACATCATGGCGGCCACGGCAGCGGCAAGCACGAGGCCGCCGATGCCGATGGGCAGCAGGTGGGTGGCGACCTCGGCGTAGACAACGTCCTTGCCGAGGGCCTTGACGTCAATCTGCGGCAGCGCGACGCGGGCGCCGAGGCCGATCAGGGCGCCGGCCGCACCGTAGAGGATGCAGTAGATGCCGGCCGTGGCGCCGCCCCAACGGGCCACCTCAGGCGTCTTGGCGGTGAACACACGCTGCCAGATGTCCTGGCCGATCAACAGGCCGAGGGTGTAGACCACGAAATACGTGATGATGGTCTGGACGCCGATGCCGTCGATCTGGAAGAAGCTGGCGTCAACACGGGCCCGGATGCCCTCAAAACCGCCCGCGGCGTTGAGCGTGAACGGCAGCATCAGGAGGAAGATGCCGACCGTCTTGATGACGAACTGGACCTGGTCGGCCAGCGTGATGGACCACATGCCGCCGATGGTCGAGTAAATCAGCACGATTGCCCCGCCGACGGCGATCGCGAGCGCGCGGTCCCAGCCGAACAGCACCACGAAGATGGTGGCGTAGGCGCCGGTGGAGGTGGCGCAGAGCATGAGCGTGTAGGCGAGCATGACGATGCCGGAGGTCTGCGTGGCATTGCTGCCGTAGCGCAGGGTCAGCATCTGGGAGACGGTGTAGATTTTCAGCTTCTGGATGGTGCTGGCGAAGAGCAGGCTCAGCAGCAGGACGCCGGCGCCGATTGCGACCACGAGCCACATGCCGGAGATGCCGAACTTGTAGCCCAGGCCCACGCCGCCGACCGTCGAGGCGCCGCCCAGGACGACGGCGGCCATGGTGCCGGTGTAGAGAAACGGGCCCAGGCGGCGGCCGGCGACGAGGAAGTCGCTATTGTTTTTGGTGCGGGACTTGCCCCACCATCCGAACGCCAGCATGGCGAGCAGATACACCACCACAATGGCGATGTTGACGAAACTTGCGTCCATAAAAGGGCTCCTTGGAGCGGGTTGGCAGCGTGCGCGGGCATTGCCGGGCCTCAACGATGCGTTTGGCAAGACTGACGCTGCGTGACGTGGTTGGAGGAGGATGTCCGTCGGACCCTCCGGTGTTGCCGAATAGATTGCCCAATAGGCAACACATGTTGCCAAAGGGTATGTTGTGATTCCGGTAACAGTCAAGGCGCAATGCGCGTCGCCGCCGCATCCGCGTCACGAAGCCCCGCTCCCGCTAGGATTGCTCCAATGATGGGGC from Arthrobacter sp. NicSoilB8 harbors:
- a CDS encoding sodium:solute symporter, producing MDASFVNIAIVVVYLLAMLAFGWWGKSRTKNNSDFLVAGRRLGPFLYTGTMAAVVLGGASTVGGVGLGYKFGISGMWLVVAIGAGVLLLSLLFASTIQKLKIYTVSQMLTLRYGSNATQTSGIVMLAYTLMLCATSTGAYATIFVVLFGWDRALAIAVGGAIVLIYSTIGGMWSITLADQVQFVIKTVGIFLLMLPFTLNAAGGFEGIRARVDASFFQIDGIGVQTIITYFVVYTLGLLIGQDIWQRVFTAKTPEVARWGGATAGIYCILYGAAGALIGLGARVALPQIDVKALGKDVVYAEVATHLLPIGIGGLVLAAAVAAMMSTASGALIAAATVARADVLPFVAGWFGKTVNTDDTDNPEHDVKANRMWVLGLGVVAIVIAIITKDVVAALTIAYDILVGGLLVAILGGLVWKRGTGVAAAASMAVGSVITLGTMIILEINAEVPLDGIYANEPIYYGLVASAVVYIAVSLLTKPTDPAVMQNWHRRVAGGAAEEEQAPVLTH